The segment CATTACAATGTCGTTGGCGTGTGAACGCCGTTCCGTATTGTGCCGAGACTTGCTGGATGCTGTCACGAGCGAGCGATTGTTATCCGCGAGTTGCGCAAGGTGTCTATCTCGCGGAAAGCCACGCGGAGCGAAATCGCAGGCGCATGCGGCCGACGGCGATGGAGATTTCAATTAAGTCGAACGAGAAGCGGTTGCGATAATTGCTCGGCCGGCTGCTGCGGAAGTCGGCTTCGGCAGCAGCTTCTTCTGCTACGCCATCAAACGTCAGCGAATTCACTTTGTTAAACGTTCCTCGACCAGCTCGATACTGCCCGCGAACTCGATTACGGGTTGCACATCCGGTATAATTGAATGCGGAATGAGAGAGTGGCCGTGTAAAACCATCGCGATCGCTCATCGTGACTCGTTTGATTTTCCACGGTCGATCGCGCACTTTTTTCAaccatataatttaatttctaatcaCTCAAATTTTCACTCTACATTGCGCTtggtacatatatttatgtaagattATCTCGTTATACtgcatgtaataattataaaacatctttatataaataaaataaagaatttatgaaATACCTATAttagagatataatatattttcttttttaatatattatttataaaattaataaaaatatgaatatcttcttactcttaatatatatagtaatacatATAgtgcataatatttattcaaaatccagcaagttatattaataaacttcaCATGACATTTCAATCCACTTGAATGTattcataaaacattttatttttatgattttcagACAAATTTTGTAACACACAGCTGCTGCATTCCATCTACGATCGAATGATTTTCAATTCAACAGCGAAGCAGAAAGTGCAAGAGAAATTACTTCATAAACAGTTTctgtatttatacattatgatgagaatttataaaaatgcaaattctcttttttaaaaatgtgaatatGTGAAACAATTGATTGTGCGTGAATTACAATTACGAATTTGTCTTGAACGCAAATGTatcgaattaaatttactgTAATCCTTTCTTTGGATCAGTCTCTTTGACTTACAACATAATTTTGTGTGATCGAATGCGCGCGGTTTAAATCGCATAAAAGACAATGATGGAGAATGTGTACGTTATAAAAATCAAGACAAAGCCACCGTTGTCATCTTTATATCCATCGGAGCGTCGCTATTCGGCGTCGACAGTTGGTGGCATGTCTCTGATTCACTTCATCCTCGGAGCGATATCCCTCTTTCTGAGCACCGTGGCTATGTCTGTTCCGGGTCATGTTCTGTCTCTCGTATGTCTGATACCGTCCGTGACCGGCTGCCTCGCTTGGCGACGTTGGTACATCGACCGGAACATCACCATTTTCTTCTACGGTAGCCTCTTCTCCTCGGTGGCTGCGATCTTCTGCGGCGTCATCATGATGTACGACCTCACAACGATTTTAAACGCTGAAGAATCTCTACAGTCGTTGAAAACTCTCGACGCTCCTCGTCATCCTGTTGATTATTTCACGAATGAGACTCATGATATAACATCCAAAGACAATCTAAAGTTCATCAAAGATCACGATTCCTCGAAAATCAACAAATTGAATAAATCACTCGTTTCTTTGGAACCCTTTGAGTTCAATGTATCAGGTTTCCAAGACGGCATCATGAATGACAGTTACAATAATCTTAAAGCGTCGGTCACATTTGAGGAAAGGACGATTATATCGAAAGATACCTTCCAGGAAGATAACACGATGAACATTACGGAATCTGTGAgtttgagaaaagaaaaaatggcTGTTTGGCGTAAGCGAGAATTTGAACCAAATATGAACAGAGTATCGATGACCATAAACGTTATAATAGCATCTTGTCTGGAGATACTCTGGTCACTGTTGAGCGCGCAAATTGCGTTCAATGGAATGATGAATCTGCCGGAGAGTGGCAATGCTGTCGCTGGTTCGAAAACAACGAAATTACAGAAGAGAAAACCCCCTGCACCCAAGCCGGACATCTTGAATCACAATCACCAGTTGTCGGAAAGTTTACAGAACTTCACCACTCTGCAAGGTCTCGCTAGTTTAGGACCGCGGTTACCCTTGCCAGAATCAAACAGAGAATTTAGGGAAAGGGTTGAGAGGTTCTTGGCGAATCAGGCAACACATAGAGTCGTTGAAGGTGCTTGAAGTGAACAATTTCATTACTCATTTCATGAACTCTTTATATAAGTTTGGAATGtccaaaaaatttttcgctCTCGTCCATCTTttcttaacattaatattagaatatcttatatcttatctaacatttttattgatattagatattagatattcctaaaattaatattaaatattcctattaatatgatataatagaGAAATAGTATTCTAGCGATCTCAGCCTCTTACACTCTATACTTGTTATTaggtataattttgtttttggcataaatgtacaatatattttatgtttaatgaaGATGTATATTcgatagatttattatataatgattgaaataacattttttttaatctttctgtGACGTTAATGTAAAGTTCATCACAGATATCGCAGTGTCTCcagcaataaatattactaattagAAATTTGCTATTATTTACTGTCTTAGATTGTCATTTGCATTGACagactatttatttttgcaaattacttaattaacatatcaatttaaataataaatatagacaatatatatagacCGAGCATTGGTAACGTAGcctaaaaaatagaaagagaatgaatacatatataactaaaagctttgtctttttctaatggaaaaaagtaaaaataattagaacaaATAAATGTTCGAGCATATGTCaaatttcagttttattaCAAGCCATTACTATAACGTCATACAgctataagtataataaaaaaagaatcctttcaagtatattatttcttttctttagtTAGTCTTTAAAGCAAACATAAGAAATGCTCgagctatttatattatgtccATGACAAGAATGAATGGGAATAATCGATTGCATGTTCTGTAAACAAATTACAATTGGATTTTGCGCACGCGTGATAAAGAACAATTAAAtgacttaaattatttagaaaaattaattatttatttgatactaTTGCGGTTTTTATTAGgcttatatttaaagtaactAATAATGTGTAAGCGTATTTTATACTGAATTTCGTGCAAATGTGACAATTAGGCTCTTCTTCACACgccaaattttatattcttcgtATGAATCTCAAACATACTGCCTCGTTTAATAAGAACTTTACTTTGAAAAGTCTGACAATATCTACGAAATGTTATAACTTGCTTTATACAACGTTATATGAAACATATGAATAAAACTTATgatcttaataaattattaaaataattattattaacgttGAAGAGACATTGCATTTGTTTTCCTGtatgataatatttgaaacatattATTGCGAAATATATGTGCTGGTTGTATGATGTTAAGATTGTAATgatgatatgtatataaattttaattaatatatatactgtgcATATTCAATCATACAGAAACTGTGATAGTATTACGTGCCTCGCTATCGCCTTTCATGCATATGCACATTgtgaaagtttaataattcacATGCGCTATACGAAACAATCTGATATTGACTAACGAGGCTGCCGGAATTTGCTAAGGAGCCGTCACAATAACAATACCGCGTTTGGAAACCGTATTCCTTTCAAACGTTTGCCCGTATAATATCTCCGTGTTTCactatagaatttttttgcgATGCATGATTTTAAATgggtaaaatatatttgcacaataaacatttcgaaaaaaaatatagcaagataatcttattattttctatcatatttgaaatattctcttatgcTTACTGTATGTAATAGGGAATTTCTGTACTGgctacaattattatatattgaacaaTTCGTGTGTGACAGTATATGAAGAACAAGTCCCGATTAGAGGATAGGTAATTTTCATGTCGCGTGTATTAGCCTTCTTCGCAAAATCATCCTTTATTCTTAATCATTCTTTATTCTTATCATTGTCAAGTACATTGTTTGACGTTTGACGCCAGACTTGCTATGACTCCGGCTCACTCTTAAGGTacacttttcatttttacttattagACGGCATTAAGCTACCGCACGctacaatgtattttttttaccagatgataaaatatgcatttcaTTTACATGTTTATGTCTCTCGAGCGGCCGATAACGAAAATAGACAACCGACGAGTGCCCTAATTAATTCGATTCATCTCTCTATATTGTCCTTGGTCCATCTGAATTGTGATTTCCGAAAGCGAGCCTCCACGATCTAAAAACAGTGTGACACTGAGATAAAGAGTGTCAGAAAGTACATTTATGATGCAATCGTTAATCGAAAGTctggataaaatttttaatcgagaCGAAGAATATGAAAGTAGAATAAAAACTCGTTCTAGTTATAGATactgagaaataaattaaaattatgaatgacgataaaaattaaactctcattaaatatactttcttATGATTACGAACATCGTTTGATCGGATATGATCGGCAagttgtatgtacatacagcTAACATTCAATTGGCAAGAGTAAAGCACACTTTTGTACATGATCTATATCCAACAAAGAACAATTGCCAATTGActgacaattttaattttaccgtatatgtatattcaacgAATATGTAAaatctcaaataaaaatatacttattactaCTACAATCAAATGCaataaatagcataaaatAGCGAATGGATATCCAATGAGAAAAGTGGAtatctttttgataaaatgaTACATTTGCTCGTTCGCGGA is part of the Anoplolepis gracilipes chromosome 2, ASM4749672v1, whole genome shotgun sequence genome and harbors:
- the LOC140676315 gene encoding uncharacterized protein, which gives rise to MMENVYVIKIKTKPPLSSLYPSERRYSASTVGGMSLIHFILGAISLFLSTVAMSVPGHVLSLVCLIPSVTGCLAWRRWYIDRNITIFFYGSLFSSVAAIFCGVIMMYDLTTILNAEESLQSLKTLDAPRHPVDYFTNETHDITSKDNLKFIKDHDSSKINKLNKSLVSLEPFEFNVSGFQDGIMNDSYNNLKASVTFEERTIISKDTFQEDNTMNITESVSLRKEKMAVWRKREFEPNMNRVSMTINVIIASCLEILWSLLSAQIAFNGMMNLPESGNAVAGSKTTKLQKRKPPAPKPDILNHNHQLSESLQNFTTLQGLASLGPRLPLPESNREFRERVERFLANQATHRVVEGA